The Deltaproteobacteria bacterium genome has a segment encoding these proteins:
- a CDS encoding GDP-L-fucose synthase — protein MGKSFWDNKTVIVTGGGGFVGGYVVDMLKRLDTKKIIVPRSTDYDLRDESAVKKLLKQSNTDIIIHLAAAVGGIGANRKYPGKFFYDNLTMGVHLMEQARLHSVEKFVAIGTVCAYPKFTPVPFKEEDLWNGYPEETNAPYGLAKKMLLVQSQAYRQQYEFNSIFLLPVNLYGPGDNFDPSSSHVIPALIKKCVDAIVNKEDKIVVWGTGRASREFMYVEDCARGIIMAAERYNKPDPVNIGSGMEIKIKELVKLIARYTGFKGKITWDTSKPDGQPRRSLDTSKAYNEFGFMVKTNFEDGLRDTIEWYMKKRDIKF, from the coding sequence ATGGGAAAATCATTCTGGGATAACAAGACAGTAATTGTTACAGGCGGCGGTGGATTTGTGGGTGGCTATGTTGTGGACATGCTGAAAAGGTTAGATACAAAGAAGATAATTGTCCCAAGGAGTACGGATTACGACTTAAGGGATGAATCGGCTGTAAAAAAACTGCTTAAGCAGAGTAATACTGATATTATAATTCATCTTGCGGCAGCTGTAGGCGGGATAGGTGCCAACAGAAAGTATCCGGGTAAGTTTTTCTATGATAACCTGACGATGGGTGTACATCTGATGGAGCAGGCAAGGCTTCACAGTGTGGAAAAATTTGTAGCAATAGGTACTGTATGCGCGTATCCAAAGTTTACGCCTGTACCCTTTAAAGAGGAAGATCTGTGGAACGGCTATCCGGAGGAGACCAATGCTCCGTACGGGCTTGCTAAAAAGATGTTACTTGTACAATCCCAGGCTTACAGGCAGCAGTATGAATTTAATTCCATCTTTCTTTTGCCAGTTAATCTGTATGGACCTGGTGACAATTTTGATCCATCAAGCTCCCATGTTATACCTGCACTGATAAAAAAATGCGTTGATGCCATTGTGAATAAGGAAGATAAGATTGTTGTATGGGGTACGGGCAGGGCATCAAGGGAATTTATGTATGTTGAAGACTGTGCAAGAGGGATTATAATGGCAGCGGAGCGATACAACAAGCCTGATCCGGTGAACATTGGTTCTGGTATGGAAATTAAAATAAAGGAACTTGTAAAGTTGATAGCAAGGTATACGGGATTTAAAGGAAAGATAACATGGGATACATCGAAACCCGATGGCCAGCCAAGGAGAAGTCTTGATACATCAAAGGCATATAATGAGTTTGGTTTCATGGTTAAAACAAACTTTGAAGATGGACTCAGGGACACAATCGAGTGGTACATGAAAAAAAGAGACATAAAATTCTGA